From a single Arachis hypogaea cultivar Tifrunner chromosome 3, arahy.Tifrunner.gnm2.J5K5, whole genome shotgun sequence genomic region:
- the LOC112782869 gene encoding L-type lectin-domain containing receptor kinase IX.1-like: MALFSMFMIFTWLTFLFNTKTVESVSFNLDNFMPNLYLIKFEGDAFVSEKVLQLTKNRIDGPITKSVGRASFDQPVKLWDKGTRQLTDFTTHFSFIMKAINPNMFGDGLSFYIAPFESTIPNNSVGGFLGLFSGESAFNTTANQIVAVEFDSFENPWDPNPNHVGINVNSIISVANVSWNRNMKNGSIANAWVSYNSTTKNLSVFLTYADNPTFNGTFSLSHVIDLREFLPEFVRIGFSAATGDWIEIHNVLSWSFNSTLDSSTGKSKVGLASGLSVGFGTLACLIGVICFVFWRKRRNRARKDEDDTGFDASIEDEFERGTGPKRFTQKELSQATNGFAEEGKLGEGGFGGVYKGAVGNPRMEVAVKRVSKGSKQGKKEYISEVRVISRLRHRNLVQLIGWCHEKGEFLLVYEYMPNGSLDSHLFGKGVMLAWAVRYKIALGLASALVYLHEEWEQCVVHRDIKSSNVMLDANFNAKLGDFGLARLVDHELGTQTTVLAGTMGYLAPECVTTGKSSKESDVYSFGAVALEIACGRRPVQVKEEPGKVRLIEWVWNLYGQGKLLEAADWRLDLEFDVKQMECLMTVGLWCCHPDYAMRPSIKQVINVLNFEAPLPSLPSQLPVPMYFAPPMEMCKFTYTSSGTTATSKDSSNYSSMSAGSRKSLL, encoded by the coding sequence ATGGCCTTGTTTTCTATGTTTATGATCTTCACTTGGTTGACTTTTCTCTTTAACACCAAAACTGTAGAGTCTGTTTCATTCAACTTGGATAATTTCATGCCAAATCTATACCTAATTAAATTCGAGGGCGATGCATTTGTGTCGGAAAAAGTTTTACAGCTGACAAAGAACAGAATCGACGGCCCTATTACAAAAAGCGTGGGCCGCGCCTCGTTTGATCAACCGGTGAAGCTTTGGGATAAAGGAACAAGACAGCTCACTGATTTCACCAcacatttctcttttattatgAAAGCTATCAATCCCAACATGTTCGGTGATGGATTATCATTCTACATTGCACCTTTTGAATCAACCATCCCAAACAATTCAGTTGGAGGATTCCTTGGCCTCTTCAGCGGGGAATCTGCATTCAACACCACTGCCAATCAAATAGTCGCTGTCGAGTTTGACAGCTTTGAGAATCCATGGGATCCAAACCCTAATCATGTTGGGATCAATGTTAATTCTATAATATCTGTTGCAAACGTGAGTTGGAATAGGAACATGAAGAATGGATCCATTGCTAATGCTTGGGTTTCATACAACTCCACCACCAAGAATCTCTCCGTGTTCCTTACTTATGCAGATAATCCAACATTCAACGGCACTTTTAGTCTCTCACATGTCATTGATCTCAGGGAATTCTTGCCGGAATTTGTTAGGATTGGATTCTCCGCCGCCACCGGTGATTGGATCGAAATACACAACGTTTTGTCTTGGTCATTCAATTCAACCTTGGACTCTAGCACGGGGAAAAGCAAGGTTGGTTTGGCAAGTGGTTTGAGTGTTGGATTCGGTACTCTAGCATGTTTAATAGGTgttatttgttttgtattttggAGGAAGAGAAGAAACCGAGCCAGGAAAGACGAGGACGATACGGGCTTCGATGCTTCTATAGAAGATGAATTCGAAAGAGGAACCGGTCCGAAGCGGTTCACTCAGAAGGAGCTAAGCCAAGCGACGAACGGGTTCGCGGAAGAAGGAAAGCTGGGAGAAGGAGGATTTGGAGGTGTGTACAAAGGAGCAGTAGGGAATCCAAGAATGGAAGTTGCGGTGAAGAGAGTATCGAAAGGATCAAAACAGGGGAAAAAGGAGTACATATCAGAAGTAAGAGTAATAAGCAGGCTGAGGCACAGGAATTTGGTTCAACTCATAGGCTGGTGCCATGAGAAAGGtgagtttcttcttgtttatgagtaCATGCCTAATGGTAGCCTTGACTCTCATTTGTTTGGAAAAGGAGTCATGCTTGCTTGGGCTGTAAGGTACAAGATTGCATTGGGTTTGGCATCTGCACTTGTTTATCTTCATGAAGAATGGGAACAATGTGTGGTGCATAGGGATATTAAGTCAAGTAATGTCATGTTAGATGCCAATTTCAATGCCAAACTCGGCGATTTCGGTCTAGCAAGGTTGGTGGACCATGAACTGGGGACTCAAACCACGGTTTTGGCCGGCACCATGGGGTACCTAGCCCCGGAGTGTGTCACCACTGGGAAATCAAGTAAGGAATCTGATGTGTATAGCTTTGGCGCCGTGGCGCTCGAGATAGCGTGCGGGCGAAGGCCGGTTCAAGTTAAAGAAGAGCCCGGCAAAGTGAGGCTCATAGAATGGGTGTGGAACTTGTATGGACAGGGGAAGCTTCTAGAAGCCGCTGATTGGAGGTTAGATTTGGAATTTGATGTGAAGCAAATGGAGTGCTTGATGACCGTTGGATTGTGGTGTTGTCACCCTGATTATGCTATGAGGCCTTCTATAAAGCAAGTGATAAATGTGCTTAATTTTGAAGCTCCTTTGCCATCACTTCCATCACAGTTACCTGTGCCTATGTACTTCGCACCTCCCATGGAGATGTGCAAATTCACCTACACTTCTTCTGGAACCACAGCCACATCTAAAGACTCCTCAAACTACTCATCCATGTCAGCAGGGTCCAGAAAATCTCTATTATAG